ttcttgctgcttctgctgcttcgtGCTGATTTGTTGGAGCTTTATGGTTTCTACCAGATTGAGTTTCTGCTACTGATTCCTGTTTCATGTTTGTGACTGTACTGggctgctgatatcctgacaacaaagattggagtTGCCCCAAAGAGTtacttctaaataggtccacaccCCCTTTTTctattaaccttctttctcttctacctctggttggtgggctagaaggaaggttgAAGTGTTTaggaaccctaaataaagtagcttttgaaaaatctaagcctacagataGAGCACAGACTTTGAGAAAGGGCTATATCTCCTGTTGAGAGGAGTTGAAGTAGGTCGTGACCTTTTGGTTCTGTGGTCTACTGTGACCTATCAAATGCCCAGTGGCTGGCTGACTGGGGTGACTTCTCCCAGTAACAGTAGCACACACTAGAGTGTTTTTTGCTGGGAGTTGGGAGGCTgtagaacattttcattttttgtcaTGTATCATTGGGTATTCATGCTGATAACAATAGTTACCCTTCACGCGTCGGCCATGCAGGAAAGTGGGTCtgtgcagagacagaagagaggagctGGTGATGAGTATGTGAGCGTGGGATATGGAGTAAGATAAACGGTATTGTGCTgggtcttcccccacccccaacttgaTAATCTAGAGTCACCACTGAAAGATTGCCTCCATTAGGTTGGTCTTTGGGTAaatctatggggcattttctgggttaATGTGGGAGGCTCACCACTGGGCGCAAGCTCACCAGTagtcatgaattttaaaaaaatagattttaggctgtattttaaaaagtagctgagcaagccatgagaagtgtagtggtttgaaaaaTAAGGGCCCCCATAGACGAATATATTTGACTATTTATTCACTAGGGAGTGGCAGCATTTTtgaggattagaaggattaaaaaAAGATGTGGCCTCATTGGAAGTGGGTGTGCCAATTGGagggggctttgaggtttcaagagcccAGTACCATGCCAGAATCTCTCTGATTATAGATCAGTAGTATTCTATGGCTCCAGCACCATGTTCCCTGCATGAGGATGCAtcaaacttctgaaactgtaagcaagcctccaattaagtgctttcttttatgatAGTTGCTTTGaccatagtgtctcttcacagaaacagaacagtGACCGAGACAGGGAGCAAGCCAACAAGCAGTGTTCCTAGTTACTTCTTCAAGCTCCTGgtttggcttccctcagtgatggtctATAACCTGTAAGGCAAATAAGCCTTTCATCCCCAAGTTATTTTTGATCATGGTATTCGTCTCCGGTGAGAAAGAAGGGAACTAGAATAATTACATCACAGGTAGGTACGTGAGCACATCTTacctttaaattaaaacaaagtatCTACATACTTCTATTTGTGGTCATGGGATAAGCGGAGCTACCAGACATTTTGTTTCTATAAGAaacttacttagggtttctatggctgtaataaaacatcatgaccaaagagcaagttAGGAAGGAAcggtttattcaacttacatttccacattgcttttcatcaccaaaggaagttggaacaggaactgaaacaggacAGGattctgaaggcaggagctgatgcagagactggGGAgtagtgctgcttactgtcttgctcctcatgtcttgcttagcctgctttcttaaagaacccaggccCATCAGCCCAAGGAtaccaccacccacaatgggctgggctcttccccactaaataagaaaatgcctaaCAGCTAgatcttaaggaggcattttctcagctgaggctccctcctctctgattgACTCTAGCTCATGCCAAGTTGCCACAaaaccagtgtggtggtttgaatgtgcttggcctattaggaggtgtggccttgttggaggaagcacatcactgtgggggtgggctttgaatcTCTGCCCAGTATGGAAGAGACCCTCCTCTTGGGTGCCTGCAGAAGAGACAGTTTCTCCTGGCTGCAATCGGACCAAGATACAGAACtcccagcttcttctccagcactatgtctgcctagacactgccaagcttcctgccttggtgaaaatgtactgaacctctgaacatgtaagccagctctaattagATGTTGTCCCTTATGAGTGGCCTTGgccgtggtgtctgttcacagcaatgaaaccctaagacaaacagCCGGTACAGAAACACTCCCAAATAACGAAATTAAGCAATGATAGAAAGTATTTTCAAGTCCTGTAGCACAGAAACTTTTTCTAGAGAGAAGGAACAGTGATGAATGAGTCCGTGACAAGGCTGCCTCCAAAGACACTCTTGGAGTATAGATGTGACCCAGGGAGACCTCATGGAGGACAGGGGCTTCGCAGGAGGAGAGAGCTACATGGTCAGGAACCTCAAAGCATTTGAAAGCCATGACAAGTGGCATAGGAAAGCGCTCAGAGCGTCTGCATTGGAGACCCTTCAGTGTTTTCTGAGAATAAGGTCACACATGAGTAAAGGACAGGAACTTCCTGGGGGTAGACAGGTTGAAAGGGCTCATAGATGTGTAGGGAGTCAGACAGTTGAGGAGAGCCAGGCTGAACAGGCCAGTGTGGGAGCTTTATGGTGGTCATCTGGGGAATCCTCAAAAAGATCAGAGGAGCAACAGAGGCAAACAGTGCTCAGGGAAGCTACACAGGATCCGTTTGACCCCTGGAAGTAGCTCACAGCATCCTCACCTTctcttttaaattacttttaaactgACCATAcagaataatgtttttttttacgATGCTTACAGGCGTTAAGCTTAGTTTTGGATTCAGTAGTCTGAGTTATCCTGGTCAAAATGTCCTCCTGGGAAGCCCCCACATCACACCCACCTTCCGTAGTGATAGGCTGGTTATTTGTTAAAGAACCAAAGGAGCCAGTGTGGATATGGCCCAAGTTCAACTCTTTCCAGAACCTTTCTGTTCTTCCTAGGCCTCCTGCTTCACTTTTTGAGAACTCCATCTTGGAATTCGTTTGTCCCTCAATGTCCTCTATTCCCTTcatcatgttttctttaatcCTTTTCCAGATCACCATCAATTTTATCTTTCTTACCTtcatctggtcttgtctttgcatgtgaatatttcatttatttaaaagataactgtaggggcctggagagatgactcagtgctcAAGAGCACTTTTGCTCtcaaagaggacctgggtttggtccttTGCGCTTGTGTCCAGAGGCTCACAACccacctttaatgccagctccaggagacctgaCCACTCTTGTCACCTGTACTCACAAGCACATGCCCCGCCCTCacccacataattaaaataatcaacCTTAAAAAGAGAGACAAGTTTTGTTAGGCTTTGTTAGACAAATGAAACTGATTTGACTAATGAAACCTGATTCCCTCTGATTTCTGATTCTGTTTGGATCAGTTTATTGGGTTTCCCCTTGAGTTTCAATACCACATCCCTTTTATCTGCCATTCCTTTCCCAACTGCATGTTTCTGGCCCCTCTCCACTGCTTCCTAAGcatcccccctacccccccccccccccgctcctcCAAGCCTTCTTGCTCTCCCTGCAGACCAGACCAGCTAAGTCCTGTTCGTTTTAACCTATGTGACATCACATGTACTTACTGTTCACAGCCTGagtccatgtttttgttttcctttgatgtTCCATCCACCACAGGCCCTGTCTCTTCTGCCAAAGTGTTCACACACAACACGTCATGTCACACATTTTAATGTTTAGAGCAAAAACAAATTCCATTGGCAAAGATACTAGGGTTGTCAAAGACCCTTAGATATCCAACACACTGAAAAACAAACTTTTTCCCCCAATCCTAAAAGTTACGTCCATGAACTTTTGTGGATTTCACCCTAACGGATCTTTTCCACCAGATTGTAGACATAGATATGGACGTCGCCGTCAAACTTGATGAAGTACACGGAAGGCTTGGCTAGAACTTGGCAAATGACCTTGCCGATCTTTCTGGACCCATCGCCTCTGGTGTACTGCACACATTTACCTGTTAGGACGTCACTGTCAATGTCTGACCTCACCTCTGCTGGAGGAGTCTCTGGAATGATCCGGAGGTTACCTTCTGTGTAGTCATCCAGGAGCTGGTAGATGTACAGGACCGGATCTTTCTCGTAGGTAATGTAAAACCAGGCCTTCATGATCGGCACCTGGGCTAGGACCACCCCCTTCCAGTTATCCTTAGAGCCATGTTTGCCCTCAAATTTGTGTTCCACCACTCTACCAACCATGGCGCGGGCGAGGCGGGCATCCTTCACTTGGGGAAACACTACTTTATGAGGCAAGACCTTAAGCTTTAAGATCCTTTCGTCACTGTGGAGCTCCAGTCCGTAGACACAGTCAATCCCATCATACTTCACCAGATAGAGGGAAGGATTTGTTGGCAGTTGATCCAGAACGATGGCCTTCCATTGGGTGACAGGCTCATCACCTTCCTTCCATCCGTGAGAAATTCTGCAGCCGACAATGTTCCTCAGAGCCTGGGAAGAAGGctttctcctcctctgcttctggagGGATGGCGTGTTCATCCTCTTCAGGGACATTGTCTTCTTCATGGCTGTAGACCTGGTATGGTAGGCCACAGCACTCCTGGCCCACTGTCTTGTGGCTATCGTCCTGTGTTCAGGCTTCATACTTGCCCACTGCCTGGTTTGGAAGAACTGGCCTGCTTAAAGCAGGCTCAATGCTGTTGCCTCTGTCATATGAGTACCTGCAAGAACaatgggggtgaggtgggggaggaTGCTGGACCAAGGCTCTTGTCTAAGAGAACTTGGAGCAGGTGAAGAAGGATGTGCTAAACAGGTTTGGGCTTCTAAATCTAATTTTGTCATAATAGgagggctgggcggtggtggcacatgcctttgatcccagcactcaaggggggggggagaggaagggggggcACACCTCTGTGAGAtcaagacaagcctggtctacagagtgagttccaggacagccaaggctatacccagagaaaccctgtctagacaaaacagaaacaaaacaagtttaTAGGGAAATTAACAAATGATTCccgcctggcggtggtggcacacgcctttaatcccagcacttgggaggcagaggcaggcagatttctgacttcgaggtcagcctggtctacagagttagttccaggacagccagggctacaaagaaactctgtctcgaaaaaccaaaaacaaacaaacaaacaaaaaaaaaacaaaaaaacccaaaacaaacaaacaaacaaacaaaaaaaccaaacatttctTCAACCCTGAGGCAGGTTGCCTCTACCGAGGaaactctcctcctctcctcGGAAGGCTAGGTCATTGTGGGAGTTGGCATGCAATAGAGCCAGAAGGGTGGCCACGCCTCTCTTCTACTCTCAAGCTGTGAGCTACATGCCTGCATCCACAAATGTCGGCCAGGGGACACAGTACACTAGTTCCACTGGCTTTCTGTATTGTGTCTCCTGACGCAGCCCCACGTTTATTCCATGAAGCTGTCGCAATCCGACCGCAACAAGGCTCATTTGCCCAGGCAACAGCAGCCATTTAGAAATAACATCTTCTAGAGTGCACACAGACAAAGAGGAGCTTTGGCATTTTAGTGGAATTATGAATTAGATATTGTTAGCAAGGATAACAAACTCAGGAGATGGACTAGCCTAGACCATCCCCCTAGCTCCCAAAAGTGGGAGACTTTAGAACCTATGGTTATTCACTTTGAGCTTTCTTGGGGCTACAGGGGTCCCAGttatttcataaatgtatttACCTAAAGAAAATGTCCTAGTCGTCCAGATTCTGTCCAGAAATCGGTCAGGCACCAAAAGCCTGTTGTGGGGTTCAGGAGCTGAACTGGCTTTCACACACCACTGCGAAGATAGTGAACCCACCTTCAAGGGAGTCTAGCGCCCCCAAGTGGAATAGATGCGCAACCTCCGCCCAGTACTCTGTGACGTCACCCTGGCTCTGCTTACATCATAGAACCCCCGTCTCAGGTCAGTTCCTTCCCTAGTTACACTCAGAAACTTACAGCATCTAGGCTTTAGCTTCTCATATGGTCTCCTGGAGACCAAAATAAAGTCCCCACCCAAATGTTCTGGTGACCTGAGTCCCATTCTGCCCAAGTAGCTCCctcctgtatcttttttttttttttttttttttctgaaaaagtcTCCGGTTTCTGAGTCACCAGCATCCTTGGTGGTTATTTTCCTAGCTCTCATATTTCCCTTGGTTATCTTTAAGCCATTCTTCGTATCAGAAATGTTGCCAGCCTCTCCGAGGCAGCCCACTGGATAGCACACCAAAATTAGCTTTATCAAAACCCACAATTAGAggagggccatttttattcaaacaaagCTGGAATTTGACAGGATTAAATACCTTGTATTGAAGTCAATGGCAATCATGAATTATGGATTCTTTGCAAAGAGCGAAGAAAAATTAGCTCCTGGGCCTGCTTCCAAAGTCGGGATAAACTTATGACAAACCTGATATCGACCAgtcatattttaaatgtctttaaaatttaCCAGCACTTCTGGTTACAAGGAATTTATTAGATCAAATGCAGTAAAACAGGATGAAATAGatgaggtaattttatttttgaaatatggGTAGACAGAATACTGGATACAGGTAAGTATGAAATTTACTTGCAAATTAGAGGACACTTTAATTATTCATGCTACATTGTTCCTCAGATCTTCAAAAGGAGTTCTTTGCAGTCCCCTCCCCTGTCCCCACTACACTTTGTCCATTCTTTTACTCTTCCCAAATCATTCCCttctatttcatatatatatataaactcacCTGTAAGTCTGGCCACTTTTCTGAAtgtaacttcttttttctttattctatatCTATTTTAAGCGTCCTTTCCTCCACACTTTGAGTTTTactctttctctgctcttataTGACTCCTCCTCTTATGTGACTGTTGGTTCACTGTGTGGCTGACCTCAGTGTGGGTTTAACTCAAATGACATGgttttctcccctccttcttcctatcttcttccttctccaggtACCTGCTGAGATTTTCAGCCTTGACAATTTTTTTAAGcctggagaacacacacacacacacacacacacacacacacacacacacacacacaaacacacacacaaacacacatagacagagagagacagagacagagagacagatggacagagacagagacagagacagagagccccGTGAGAAAAAACATGTGATATTGTTTTTCTAAGATCAATTGAGGCAGCTTTCAAAACATGAAGGACAAAtaggcaataaataaatacaagaataaTATTCTCAACATAGCCaccaacttgaggaggaaagaaagagtttatctCACTCTACATTTCTAGGTACCAGTCTGTTACTgagggaagttggggcaggaactcaggcaggaatctaaaggCAGGAACCGAAGCAGAGACATCTCAGGAATGCCAAGTACTGGCTTGCTATCCATGACCTACTCAGCTTTCTCTTCTTATCATACAATCTAGGGCCACCTTCATAAGGAATGACACTACCCATAGTGGGccagaccctcccacatcaaccatcaaaGAAAGATAAGGACCAAcgtgatggaggcaattcttcagctgaggttaagtcaaattgacaataaaaactaaccaggacccctGCACATCTATGTTGATTGCCACCCTGTGTACAACAGACAAGCCATGGAGTAACCTTAGCTGTTGATCACTGGATGAATGGTTTCAAAAATATGAGATACATATTAAGGTATTTTTTTCATCTATGTGTAAGGGTAAAGGGTTTTGTTCTCAGAAAAATGGATGGAGCTGTAAAAtacattatgttaagtgaaacaagccaAACTCGAAAAGACAATTGTGAAATTTAGATTTTAATAAGAGACTTTAAATAAAAGGAGGTATTTAGGAGGAGGAAGGGCAGCAGCAGGGTGGGTGTGCAGGTGGTAATggaggatagtggggaggatgcagATGATTAGAGTACAGTATAAACCTGTACAAAGAGTCACAACAAAGCCCAGTGACTTGTACTGGGCTTGTTTAAAGCACATTGGTATAAAGGAACAGAATCTAAATAATGTTTTGATTAAACTAGGGATTTATAGTTTAGAGATACTGTTGcacgcacctcttctgtgtccccttcgccggcaaaaaaggacatggaggcagtaattgggtagttactacagacgaggctttacttcttgtaacagcaaaagcggaaagacgcggaagggctgaagacaggaagaggcccagcttaaatacaccctagagtgacgtgttcacttctgattgactgttcactcattacccaatattacgcctcgggattggccagtgactttggcgggctttctgcctttgcagctgcgcagttacttgtttactactgggaagacacgatgccagcgccatcttggaatggcgcatactgacatactcactacaGCTCCCAACAAGATACTAtaaagtttatttgtatttttattcccACAGGTGGTTGTTGCTATTTTGAGCTTGATACTGGTGACAGGATGTTGCAAGGTGCTTCAGTCTTTGTACAACATTAATCACCAAGAACTCACTTCCTTCAGTGAGGTGCTAGGCTACCATGGGGAAGGAGGTAGCTAGAGAGCTTAAGGTACACGAGGTAGGAAGAATAATGCCCCCCCCACTGCTATAGATGTCCGAATAGTCACCCTCATCTCTGGTTTGAATGTATTTGCCCATaaataattttctgaaaattaattCCCGGTGGGAATGTATTTGGGAGGAATTGATTGGGTCAGGAGGGATACTACctacaaataaaaatcaattaatgATGCTATAGTGGAAAAGTTTCAATTATGAAAGGGAGTTTGgctctctctcttgtctttctaGCCCATGGGATCCCTTCTCTGATGACAACTTcccacaagaatgtcttcctcTGCTGATAGCCTCTTTATCTtggattttcagttttctgatccAGAATCATATAAAATCTGCTTCATTATAGACTAGCTAAACGGTGTTATTCTGTTTGTCAATACAGCATGCATGATCATGCCTCAGAATCGTGAGCAGACAGGCCAGGCTGTATGGGAAAACAAAGCCAGCAGAGAAGATTAGGTTGTTAGTGAAGAAGAGATGGGTTTAGTCTTATCATATGTGCTCTTCATGAAAGAAAGCAGCATAGAGGGCTAGTGTAGATTGGAGAGGTACAGCCTGGAAGGGACTCAGCCATCTACTGTTGGCCTTGGGGATAGAAGGGTCACTAAGTAAAGGGAAAGATCCCTAGGAAGAACTCCAGCCACTGCTTTTAGCTAGTGGAACCCTTTGTAGAATCCTCATTTTTCAAGGGTGTAGAAGAAAACTGTATTACTCTAATTCACTAAGTCTGAGGTCCTCTGGTACATCAGTAACCATCAACAATGTGAACACAGGTGAGGGACCCAGGAAGACCCTTTGCCTTCAAGGGAGGGAGACTTCTGCACAGCAGCACTGGGCAACTGATCTACATTGGTAAGGGCATCCCACTGTGTCCAGACCAGTGTTACTCAACCTATGGGTTGAGACCCCTTTGAGAGCTTAAACGACCCTTTTGCAGGTgtcacatatcatatatcctgtatatcagatatttacactacaatttataactatagcaaaattatagttatgaagtagcaatgaaataattttctggttggggagttttattaaagggtcacaacattaggaaggttgagaaccactagtccTGAACCCTCTGAAGCATGCCTGTCAGTATGGCCTGGAGGGATAATCCCTTTTATTCAATTGGGCAAACccagaaaaatcaaaacatcacCGAAAACTTATGAGAGTTAAGCAGCTGTTGTACCCACAGTCTATAAGTAGGGCTGCTGACATCTTAGACAAATGAGGTCAAAATGGAAATTACTGTCACACCACGACCACTCCCCAAATGAGAAGCAGAGGAGAAATACCAGTTCCCAAGTGGTGACATCAAGAGGAATCATCATTGTCGGAATCATCAGCAAGGATTTTAAATACCTGCCTTAAGGCCAGGATTCAAGAGCCGATGAGAAACTTCTAAAACAAAGGTAAATACATAATCTTGGTGAAGTGGTaggagaaacaagagaaaagcaAATGGGAATCCACTGAATTAAAACAGACAGTTAAGAGTAGGAATTAAAGAATCTGGACAAAATGAACAGTGAAGTGGTGATTAGACCAGACAGaaaggattggagagatggctcactgcttACAAACACTGGTTGCTCCTGGAGAGAGGACCagggttctgtttccagcactcacatggtggttcacaacagtctgcaaacacacacacacacacacacacacacacacacacacagcccatagagatacatttttaaaaatcaaaaaaaaaaaaaaaaaaaaaaaaaaaaaaaaaaaaaaaaagagccaggtgtAGTAGTatgctcctttaatcccagcactcagaagcaggttgatctctgtgaggtcaatgcctgcctggtttatatagtgagttagTTCTAGGCTACATGAGGAAACCcagtgtcaaaaacaaaacaaaacaaaacaaaacaaaacaaaactcaacacaacaacaacaacaagaaaaagtgTTATATTTATTTCAGGTAAAGTAGACACCAGAGAAACTATTTCtactgagaaagagaaatac
This portion of the Arvicanthis niloticus isolate mArvNil1 chromosome 24, mArvNil1.pat.X, whole genome shotgun sequence genome encodes:
- the LOC143437462 gene encoding Y-linked testis-specific protein 1-like, which translates into the protein MKPEHRTIATRQWARSAVAYHTRSTAMKKTMSLKRMNTPSLQKQRRRKPSSQALRNIVGCRISHGWKEGDEPVTQWKAIVLDQLPTNPSLYLVKYDGIDCVYGLELHSDERILKLKVLPHKVVFPQVKDARLARAMVGRVVEHKFEGKHGSKDNWKGVVLAQVPIMKAWFYITYEKDPVLYIYQLLDDYTEGNLRIIPETPPAEVRSDIDSDVLTGKCVQYTRGDGSRKIGKVICQVLAKPSVYFIKFDGDVHIYVYNLVEKIR